The Scheffersomyces stipitis CBS 6054 chromosome 5, complete sequence genome contains the following window.
GGAGTTCTTACCATGATAGAAGGAGCTACGTCTATAGAAGAGGTATCGATCTTTCGCAAGTCACGCGGGAAAAGATTGTTGTCACGcaagaacttcatcttGGGATACTTTTTCGACACAGCTGTGATGTTTCCGTTGTAATCGAATATGGTACACGATACATACAGATCGTTAGGAGTAATCGGCTTCAATCTATTGTAGATGGAGTTGTCCATCATATCGTATTCTAGCCCACGCTCGGGGTCGTAAGCATCAGCCGGCTCCGTCATACTATGGGGGATACTAGTTTTGAGGTTGTTAAGAGCCTCTATGTTACGACTGTTCGTGGATTTGTATCTTGAATTTATTAATGAGAATgcatttgaatttggagttgaaaatgataatgaagttgaagttgaaaatgaaaatgacgaTAATGCAGAATTCGAACCAGGGGAGATGTTTATAATACTAAATCTCTTGAATCCGAGACTGGTTAGTCGATATCGTACTGTTGTCGTATGTACTCTGGATATCATTATAGATCCAGATGAATTAGATAGTATATTGTATTATTCAGTGCAAAAGTGATATCATAAGATGAGACTAGCACTGAGGACAATAACAGTGTTCGTACAATAGTGAATCCGTCCCTTGCGACAAACGTGgaacttttgaagaaagataACTTGCTCTATGAGGAAGAAGTCGGAGATGAGTTTCGATCAGTGAAGGTTGATATCTTTTTTGCACCTCACTATTCCTGCCGTTGTTCGCAATTAGGGAGACGGTTAGGCAGACTCTCAGTAATCGCCACGAATTACCGCGAAAGGGGCCACAAATTAGCGACAGGATTAAACTCAATTTAGTTGAAATTGTGACAGTTTAGTGAGAGAGCTGGGCCACGACAAACTTTCAAATATATGGATGTATAACTATCACCACCAATTATTCGCCAATTTTCACTTAACATTTACATCTACACTTGCCTGAACTGAATCATAAATAAACTAGAAGACTTTATAAACGGAGTGGTGTCCCACAATGAAGTAAACAAAAAGTACCAAAATGCTACGCTCTAATCAAAGAACTTTCTAGAGGCAGAAGGTCCAAACAACTCCAATCTGATGGCTGGCAATCCCTCCTGTgacaatatcttcaatctttcttccaaggtGTTGTTGACTTCGATCTTTCCAGTTCCATTTACAACAACGACACCACCTGCAATGTCCTTGCTCAAGTAGTCTGACTCGTCGATAGAGATCTCTACATCGAATTTGGCCTTCTCTGTAAAGTTCTTAGCAGCTTCTACGATGGCTTCTTTAGCAACAGCtacgtcttcttctctaacCTTGATGGAgaccttttcttccaacaatgCTAAGacaccttcttcaatcaaaCCCACCAACACTGGCAAGTACTGCTTTTTGTCAGTcgtgattttcttcaattccttctcAGCTTCGTCAAAAATTTCGTTCAAAACCTCTTCCTTGGTTGACAAGATTCTCAATCTGGTCTTGTTGGCAATGGTAGATTTGGTGATCTGTTGGGCTAATGAAGCCTTCTTGAGCTTCTGTTCATAGGTAGAGTCAATAGCAGCTGTTTCAGATCTGACAATGGAAGCTTTTTCGATTTCGTACTCTTCGTCtgccttcaacttgatctcTTTAGCTTTTTCTCTAGCTTCCTTCTCAATGAAGGCTTGCATCTTGGAGAGCTCAGATTTCACCTATTTGGTTAGTATTAATTACTTGActggaacttcttgtagattttcATATAAACGAATTCTGTCAAAAGTGTGCCGAATTCTCAGCAGAAAAGACAATTGTGATATTCTCACTACATACTTGTTCCTCGGATAATGGCATCGTGACGGGATGGATGGTGTGGTATTGAAGAGTCAATGCTGGGAGAAACTCATCCACTCTTATCAAACATTAAGGATTGGCTTCTATTTGTTCGGGATGTTGTGCACGTGCACGACCTGGCTATGATTGAGAAATATTATGGCGCACAAAGCTTCAGAATTAGATACGAGATTTGAGAAAAGCAAAGAATACTAGACATAAAAATGACATTGGTGGGAATTCTGAAAATCCTGATATTTGCCAGTTTCTCTGTAAAATACGAGAATATAcgagaattgaagatttgacTTATTGTGACAGAAattgtctttctctttctcgtTTTAGACTCTCAATATGgcaactcttcttcatgtGCGAATTAAATAGTTGCGAAATTTCAGTCATACAATTACATTCTCTTAAGGCTGCTCAAACTTTTATACTATATAAACAATAAAATAAGACATATGCCTGGAAATGAAGTTAGAcaatcttgttcaagaagtctctgGCCAATTCGACACCGACGAAAGTGGCTGCATTGGCTGGGAATGATCTAGCCAAGGCTGGACCAACACCAGGAAAGAATGCCTTGATTCCTCCCTTCGCATAGATGTTCTTGGTTGTCTGGAGAATCGAAACGCTGACGTTAGAAGATTGTTGTGTCGATTTGATAGTGTCGATTGGGAAAACACCCAACCACATAGAAACACCAGCAAAACCACCAGCAGTAGAAATAGCACCCAAAGACAAGTCCTTTCCTGGGGTGGATaacttttccttcaagatctcgTAGGTAGCGAAGTATAAAGCCGAACCTGGACCGTCTCTGGCCAACGTAGCAGCAGAACCCTTGAAAATGGATCTGATACCACCAGTCCTGTACATTTCCTTTACTACGGAACCCATAGAGACACCTGTCTTACCTTCCTGAATTTGCATCATGACCTTGATTCTCTCAAATGGAGCTGCAACAAGAGTAGTAGGAATGGCAGAAATGAAACCAGCAGTAGAGATCTGGGCCACAGAAAACTTATCAGCAGATACTCCTGAGTAGCTGGTGACAATTTTCTTACCCACATCGTAACCCCAGAAA
Protein-coding sequences here:
- the CRC1 gene encoding Mitochondrial carnitine carrier (go_component membrane~go_function binding~go_process transport), translated to MDEVDTMLVDNVKSFAAGGFGGICAVLTGHPFDLVKVRLQTGMYSSAIQCVKQTVVKDGLFGLYRGVLPPLLGVTPMFAVSFWGYDVGKKIVTSYSGVSADKFSVAQISTAGFISAIPTTLVAAPFERIKVMMQIQEGKTGVSMGSVVKEMYRTGGIRSIFKGSAATLARDGPGSALYFATYEILKEKLSTPGKDLSLGAISTAGGFAGVSMWLGVFPIDTIKSTQQSSNVSVSILQTTKNIYAKGGIKAFFPGVGPALARSFPANAATFVGVELARDFLNKIV
- the VMA4 gene encoding vacuolar ATP synthase subunit E (V-ATPase E subunit) (Vacuolar proton pump E subunit) (go_function hydrogen-transporting ATP synthase activity, rotational mechanism; hydrogen-transporting ATPase activity, rotational mechanism~go_component proton-transporting two-sector ATPase complex~go_process ATP synthesis coupled proton transport), which produces MPLSEEQVKSELSKMQAFIEKEAREKAKEIKLKADEEYEIEKASIVRSETAAIDSTYEQKLKKASLAQQITKSTIANKTRLRILSTKEEVLNEIFDEAEKELKKITTDKKQYLPVLVGLIEEGVLALLEEKVSIKVREEDVAVAKEAIVEAAKNFTEKAKFDVEISIDESDYLSKDIAGGVVVVNGTGKIEVNNTLEERLKILSQEGLPAIRLELFGPSASRKFFD